The DNA region ACAGATGGTTCCTTAGCCAATGGGAAGGGCCAAGCAGAGGGTTGTGTTCTAAATCCCGCAGCTGTCACAGGAGTTCAGTCCCTATCTCCTCTGGGAAAAGGCACCTCCTTCaccttgggattctcagctgggaAGCCTCTAACCCCACCTAAAGTGGCAAGAAACCATGGCGAGAGAGTGGAGAGAAGAAGAAGGAATTAGGTGGAGGAAACCCCTCAACTTTTATCCTAGAGTTAGGGATGTAGCAGACACTCTTCAAGTGCCTTATAAggataaagattttaaaaagggatctGCCTCCTCCCGTGTGCGTGCCCTAACCACTGCAGTGTGGGATACCTGATATCTgtttctctcagtctctcctaatAGAGCCTTAATTCCTTTTTGTATCGTGGCCCAGCTGGGGATCCtgctcattattaattattattattttttgaagTCACAGACATTAATAGGGATGAATCCTATAAGATACTACAGAGATTAACTAGGGTTTTCAACAAAATACTCTAGAAGAACTACAGATTGCAATAGACAAAGATGTTCTTTTCATAgaactggccagatcctcaagtggcATAAATTAGCCATAggtccattgcagtcagtgggtcAGATTAAAAGGGATATtgtccaaaagagagagagagagagagtgcgcaCATGAATGGCTCTAGATCCTGGTGCTTCTAGCACTCACCCTAGATGGAGATCCAGGATCCTGTCCCCTTTGCAACAGTGTCTCTTCTACCCAATGGGGATGTGGCCTGCTGAGTTCAATGGAGCCACActgatttagaccagctgaggcTTTGAACAAAAGGCTTTGAACAAAAACCTGAGCTGAGAATCTCCCGAACACAAGTTATCCACAGTTCtatgctctttttattttttttttaaataagatcaaCACTACTTGAGAAATTTGAATTTCCTCAACATTTTCCCTACAGCTGTTTTCACTTCCTTGTTTTTCAGGCTGTAGATAATGGGGTTTAACATGGGGGTCATGATGCTGTACTGGATGGAGAACATTTCATCCAGCACCACAGAGGAGACCGAGCTGGGTTTTGTGTACTGGAAAAAAGCTGTCAAGTACAACAAACCAACCACAAtaaggtgggagctgcaggtggagaaTGCTTTATGCCTGCCCTCCGCAGAATGTATCCTCAGGATGGTGGAGATTATGTGAATGTAGGAGATCATGGTGAAGAGAAAGGAGCTTGATCCAAGTATGACAACAGAAGTAAAAAGCACCACTTGATTGGTGAGGGTCTCAGTGCAGGACAGATGTAATAGAGAAGGGAGCTCACAGCTGAAATGGCTGATTTGATTGGGCCCACAGAAATGCAACTTGAGGGCAAAAACAGTATTAATCAGGGCATCTATGAAGCCTATTACCCATGCACTGCTCACCAGCTGAACACAGATCCCTTTGCTCATTGTGTCCATGTAACGCAGTGGTTCACAGATGGGAGCATAGCGATCATAAGCCATCGCTGAGAGAATAAAAACTTCAGTAACAGCCGGCAGAAAAATGAAGAAAGTCTGTGCAATGCAGCTATTGACAGAAATAGTTTTGTGTTCTGCTAGGAAATGCACCAACATATTAGGGACAATGGCCGAGGAATAGCAGATATCAACGAAGGATAAATGAGACAGGAAGAAGTACATTGGGGTGTGAAGGTGAGGATCAGCCCTTATCACCAGCATGATCACCATGTTTGCCAAAAGCGTGATTAGGTAGACAACTAAGAACATCAGGAAAAGGAAAATCTGCATCTGTGGATCATTGGAAAGTCCCAGGATAATAAATTCAGTCACTTTGGTTTGATTTCCCATTGATCCTTATTCAGGAAAACTGACCTGTGagactggaaaaaataaaattaacacacAAGTAACTTGAAATGGCAGGTGGAGCTCATATGATCAGTAGGACGAATGTAAAGAAAGGCCTACTACATCCtataaaatgtgtgtttaaaataGACAAAAATGGGCTGGATACAGAAAAGGACTTTGGTGCCAAACTACCACTTTAGTTGCATAaatcccaagatcaggccccacTGGTATTCACAGAAACTCTGCTTTGATATTGGGACAGTTGGACATAGGGCTCCCtcattctctcctgttgaaactgttccactgtgcttaaataataataataaaaaaaaaaaactttggagCATAGGGACTGGATACTTGGCCTCCTGCATCTGGAGGtgtgtgccctaaccaccagaatATAAAGTCACCCATTGATGCCCATGGAGCTATGGCTGAAGCACACCAGCATGGGATCTGGCCAATTCTATAAATACTCTACAAAAACTACAGAATGTAATATCTGTTGTATCTTATTGGATTGATCCCTATTAAAATCTCTAGAATTCTA from Malaclemys terrapin pileata isolate rMalTer1 chromosome 13, rMalTer1.hap1, whole genome shotgun sequence includes:
- the LOC128848134 gene encoding olfactory receptor 5A1-like, which encodes MGNQTKVTEFIILGLSNDPQMQIFLFLMFLVVYLITLLANMVIMLVIRADPHLHTPMYFFLSHLSFVDICYSSAIVPNMLVHFLAEHKTISVNSCIAQTFFIFLPAVTEVFILSAMAYDRYAPICEPLRYMDTMSKGICVQLVSSAWVIGFIDALINTVFALKLHFCGPNQISHFSCELPSLLHLSCTETLTNQVVLFTSVVILGSSSFLFTMISYIHIISTILRIHSAEGRHKAFSTCSSHLIVVGLLYLTAFFQYTKPSSVSSVVLDEMFSIQYSIMTPMLNPIIYSLKNKEVKTAVGKMLRKFKFLK